One Cheilinus undulatus linkage group 22, ASM1832078v1, whole genome shotgun sequence DNA window includes the following coding sequences:
- the LOC121504384 gene encoding extensin-like, whose translation MLEPPDHHAVSTSKAPHTITLSPPPSPQAITLSPPPSPQAITLSPPPSPQAITLSPPPKHLIPSHCLHLQANRPSHCLHLQVHRPSRCLHLQSPSYHHTVSISKPPGHHTVSASKPTGHNAVSTSKSPHTITLSPPPSPQTITLSPPPNPLIPSRCHHTVSTSKPTGHHAVSTSKPTGHHAVSTSKPPYHHTVSTSKSPQAIMLSPPPSPQAITLSPPPSRQAITRPQAITLSPPPSQQAITLSPPPNPLIPSHCLHLQAPRPSHCLHLQGPQYHHTVSTSKSPHTITLSPPPSPQAITLPPSPRPPIPSHYHHTVSTSNSPQTITLSPPPSPQAITLSPPPRPPIPSHCLHLQIPSYHHTVSTSKPPGHHTASSAKAPQTITLSPPPNPSYHHTVSTSKSPHTITLPQAITLSPPPSPQTITLSPSPKPPRPSHCLHLQITPGHHAVSTFKPPDHHATITLSPPQSPQAITLSPPPSPQTITQSPSPKPPRPSHCLHLQITPGHHAVSTFKPPDHHAVSTSKSPDHHTFSTSKPPDHHTPPDHHAVSIFKPPGHHTVSTSKPPGHHTVSTSKPPDHHAVSTFKPPDHHTAITLSPPPSPQTITLTPPSSPQTITLSPPSSPQTITLPKTITLPHLQSPRPSHFLHLQAPRPSHCLHLQAPPNHHAAITLSPPSSPQTITLSPPSSSQTITLSPPPSPQTILLSPPPSPQTITLSPPPSPPDHQAVSTSKPPGHHTVSHSKDPHTITLSPPLNHPRPSRCLDLQAPRPSHSPRPSHCPTSKSPQTIILSPPPSPPTITLSPPPPPPDHHAVSTFKPPDHHAVPTFKLPDHHAVSTSKPPDHHTNPNRKPGLIHAQHLLVFQSPVH comes from the exons ATGTTGGAG CCCCCAGACCATCATGCTGTCTCCACCTCCAAAGCCCCTCAtaccatcacactgtctccacctccaagcCCCCAGgccatcacactgtctccacctccaagcCCACAGGCCATCACACTGTCTCCCCCTCCAAGCCCCCAGGCCATCACGCTGTCTCCACCTCCAAAGCACCTCAtaccatcacactgtctccacctccaagcCAACAGgccatcacactgtctccacctccaagTCCACAGGCCATCACGCTGTCTCCACCTCCAAAGCCCCTCAtaccatcacactgtctccatCTCCAAGCCCCCAGGCCATCACACTGTCTCCGCCTCCAAGCCCACAGGCCATAACGCTGTCTCCACCTCCAAATCCCCTCAtaccatcacactgtctccacctccaagcccccagaccatcacgctGTCTCCACCTCCAAATCCCCTCATACCATCACGct gccatcacactgtctccacctccaagcCAACAGGCCATCACGctgtctccacctccaagcCCACAGGCCATCACGctgtctccacctccaagcCCCCATAtcatcacactgtctccacctccaaaTCACCCCAGGCCATCATGctgtctccacctccaagcCCACAGGCCATCACGctgtctccacctccaagcCGACAGGCCATCACGCG cCCCCAGgccatcacactgtctccacctccaagcCAACAGGCCATCACGCTGTCTCCACCTCCAAATCCCCTCAtaccatcacactgtctccacctccaagcCCCCAGgccatcacactgtctccacctccaagGCCCCCAAtaccatcacactgtctccacctccaaaTCCCCTCAtaccatcacactgtctccacctccaagcCCCCAggccatcacactgcctccatcTCCAAGGCCCCCCAtaccatcacact accatcacactgtctccacctccaacTCCcctcagaccatcacactgtctccacctccaagcCCCCAGgccatcacactgtctccacctccaagGCCCCCAAtaccatcacactgtctccacctccaaaTCCCCTCAtaccatcacactgtctccacctccaagcCCCCAGGCCATCACACAGCGTCCAGCGCCAAGgccccccagaccatcacactgtctccaccgCCAAATCCCTCAtaccatcacactgtctccacctccaaaTCCCCTCAtaccatcacact CCCCCAGgccatcacactgtctccacctccaagcccccagaccatcacgctGTCTCCATCTCCAAAGCctcccagaccatcacactgtctccacctccaaaTCACCCCAGGCCATCACGCTGTCTCCACCTTCAagcccccagaccatcacgca accatcacactgtctccacctcAAAGCCCCCAGgccatcacactgtctccacctccaagcccccagaccatcacgcAGTCTCCATCTCCAAAgccccccagaccatcacactgtctccacctccaaaTCACCCCAGGCCATCACGCTGTCTCCACCTTCAagcccccagaccatcacgcAGTCTCCACCTCCAAGTCCCCAGACCATCATACTTTCTCCACATCCAagcccccagaccatcacact cccccagaccatcacgctGTCTCCATCTTCAAGCCCCCAGgccatcacactgtctccacctccaagcCCCCAGgccatcacactgtctccacctccaagcccccagaccatcacgctGTCTCCACCTTCAagcccccagaccatcacact GCCATCACGctgtctccacctccaagcccccagaccatcacgctGACTCCACCTTCAagcccccagaccatcacgctGTCTCCACCTTCAagcccccagaccatcacact GCccaagaccatcacactgccccACCTCCAAAGCCCCAGGCCATCACACTTTCTCCACCTCCAagcccccagaccatcacactgtctccacctccaagcCCCCCCAAACCATCACGct GCCATCACGCTGTCTCCACCTTCAagcccccagaccatcacgctGTCTCCACCTTCAAGCTCCCAGACCATCACGctgtctccacctccaagcCCCCAGACCATCTTGCTCTCTCCACCTCCAagcccccagaccatcacactgtctccacctccaagcCCCCCAGACCATCAAGctgtctccacctccaagcCCCCAGGCCATCACACTGTCTCCCACTCCAAAGACCCCCATACCATCACGCTGTCTCCACCTCTAAATcaccccagaccatcacgctGTCTCGACCTTCAagcccccagaccatcacaca gccccagaccatcacactgccccACCTCCAAATCACCCCAGACCATCATACTTTCTCCACCTCCAAGCCCCCCgaccatcacactgtctccacctccaccccccccagaccatcacgctGTCTCCACCTTCAagcccccagaccatcacgctGTCCCCACCTTCAAGCTCCCAGACCATCACGctgtctccacctccaagcccccagaccatcacactaacCCTAACCGTAAACCTGGACTCATTCATGCACAACACCTTCTAGTCTTCCAGTCTCCAGTCCATtga